A stretch of the Amycolatopsis sp. BJA-103 genome encodes the following:
- a CDS encoding MFS transporter, whose amino-acid sequence MSVPEEKTSPRAVWWLLATVLVVELMDLLDSTIVNVAGPSLERSLGTSPVGLQWVIGGYALTLGAGLVLGGRLGDRYGRRPMFLFGLVAFTLASLLCAIAPSAGLLITFRLVQGVAGAMMLPQGLGILRDNLAPRDLTKALAVFGPVLGLGGVLGPVLGGALVDWDLFGLGWRLVFLVNVPVGLVALVLARRLVPRGTGTPGLRVDIAGAVLVAAASALLVLPLNEGQAAGWPLWTWLSLTVAALGYVAFALWQRRIARFGRAPLVTPALFGKPAFTVGLAAVALFFGGMIGTQLVLTFFLQIGQGFTAGEAGLGNLPVALGTAVGGGISGGLLAAKLGRTVLQTGAVVQLAGVAWLWISLSGTGEFTIWRIVPGGVVAGIGAGIVIAAVFNTVLGAVADDEVGSASGVLTAVQAIGGSVGVAVFSTVFFADIAHPAEGFRDALVVQTVVIGLFLLISPLFPRRARPEETEAVVVAQAGAR is encoded by the coding sequence ATGTCGGTACCCGAAGAAAAGACGTCTCCACGAGCGGTCTGGTGGCTGCTGGCCACGGTGCTCGTCGTCGAATTGATGGACCTGCTCGACTCGACGATCGTCAACGTGGCAGGCCCGTCGCTGGAACGATCGCTGGGCACGAGCCCGGTCGGCCTGCAGTGGGTGATCGGCGGGTACGCCCTCACCCTCGGCGCGGGCCTCGTGCTGGGTGGGCGGCTCGGCGACCGCTACGGCCGCCGCCCGATGTTCCTGTTCGGGCTCGTGGCCTTCACCCTCGCGTCCCTGCTGTGCGCGATCGCGCCGAGTGCCGGTCTGCTGATCACCTTCCGCCTGGTCCAGGGCGTGGCGGGGGCGATGATGCTGCCGCAGGGACTCGGCATCCTCCGGGACAACCTCGCCCCTCGCGACCTCACCAAGGCGCTCGCCGTCTTCGGGCCGGTGCTGGGGCTCGGCGGTGTGCTGGGCCCGGTGCTGGGCGGCGCGCTGGTCGACTGGGATCTGTTCGGTCTCGGCTGGCGGCTGGTGTTCCTGGTCAACGTTCCGGTCGGGCTCGTCGCGCTGGTACTGGCCCGGCGGCTGGTTCCCCGCGGCACCGGGACGCCGGGGCTGCGCGTGGACATCGCCGGAGCCGTACTCGTCGCGGCCGCCTCGGCGCTGCTGGTCCTCCCGCTCAACGAGGGACAGGCGGCGGGATGGCCTCTGTGGACCTGGCTCTCCCTGACGGTCGCGGCGCTCGGCTACGTGGCTTTCGCGTTGTGGCAGCGCCGGATCGCGCGCTTCGGCCGGGCTCCGCTGGTCACCCCTGCCCTGTTCGGCAAGCCGGCTTTCACCGTCGGACTGGCCGCGGTCGCGCTGTTCTTCGGCGGGATGATCGGCACCCAGCTGGTGCTGACGTTCTTCCTGCAGATCGGCCAGGGCTTCACCGCGGGAGAGGCCGGGCTGGGCAACCTCCCGGTCGCGCTCGGCACCGCCGTCGGCGGCGGCATCAGCGGGGGACTGCTCGCCGCCAAACTCGGCAGGACCGTCCTGCAGACGGGGGCCGTCGTCCAGCTCGCCGGTGTCGCGTGGCTGTGGATCTCCTTGTCCGGCACCGGTGAGTTCACGATCTGGCGGATCGTGCCCGGTGGCGTCGTCGCGGGGATCGGCGCGGGCATCGTGATCGCGGCCGTGTTCAACACCGTGCTCGGCGCCGTCGCCGACGACGAGGTCGGCTCCGCGTCCGGAGTGCTCACCGCCGTCCAGGCGATCGGGGGCTCGGTCGGGGTCGCGGTGTTCAGCACGGTGTTCTTCGCCGACATCGCCCATCCCGCCGAAGGGTTCCGCGACGCGCTCGTGGTCCAGACGGTGGTCATCGGGCTGTTCCTGCTGATCTCCCCGCTGTTCCCGCGCCGGGCCCGGCCCGAGGAAACCGAGGCCGTCGTCGTGGCGCAGGCCGGTGCGCGATGA
- a CDS encoding FAD-dependent monooxygenase, giving the protein MRNVLISGAGIAGPALAFWLRRHGMNPTVVERAPEPRLGGQTVDLRGAGRTVVERMGLEQAARDRVTHEEGLRFIDRRGRVRASFGTDSLDGDGFVTELELLRGELADLLHQSTRDDAEYVFGDEITGLTESGDGVEASFRSGIERRFDLVVLADGLRSRTRDLVFADLARIRSFGLYTAYFTVPREESDGRWARWYNAPGRRVVLLRPDNQGTTRASLSFLLPRPGLERLDIPAQHEFLRRHYAGVGWETPRVLDELGGSPDYFFESVGQMRLEQWSRGRIAVVGDAAYCASPLSGMGTSLALVGAYVLAGELGRHAGHGDAFRSYETIMRPYVAQAQKVPWIAPRLAAPKSRAGIGLLHALAGLAAGPRAGRVAARFTNPPSDAIDLPVYVS; this is encoded by the coding sequence ATGAGGAACGTCCTGATCTCCGGCGCGGGCATCGCCGGACCCGCGCTCGCCTTCTGGCTACGGCGGCACGGCATGAACCCGACCGTGGTCGAACGCGCGCCGGAGCCACGCCTCGGCGGGCAGACCGTCGATCTGCGGGGCGCAGGCCGCACCGTCGTCGAACGCATGGGTCTCGAACAAGCCGCCCGCGATCGCGTCACCCACGAGGAGGGACTGCGGTTCATCGACCGTCGCGGCCGCGTCCGGGCGTCGTTCGGCACGGATTCCCTCGACGGCGACGGGTTCGTCACGGAACTGGAACTCCTGCGCGGTGAACTCGCCGACCTGCTCCACCAGAGCACCCGCGACGACGCCGAGTACGTCTTCGGCGACGAGATCACCGGCCTGACCGAATCCGGCGACGGTGTGGAGGCCAGTTTCCGCAGCGGTATCGAACGGCGTTTCGACCTCGTCGTCCTCGCCGACGGCCTGCGGTCACGGACCCGCGATCTCGTTTTCGCCGACCTCGCCCGCATCCGGTCGTTCGGCCTCTACACGGCCTACTTCACCGTCCCGCGGGAGGAATCCGACGGCCGGTGGGCCCGCTGGTACAACGCCCCCGGCCGACGGGTCGTCCTCCTGCGCCCCGACAACCAGGGCACCACGCGTGCCTCGCTGTCGTTCCTGCTCCCGCGTCCCGGGCTCGAACGGCTGGATATCCCCGCACAGCACGAATTCCTGCGCCGTCACTACGCCGGTGTCGGCTGGGAGACCCCGCGCGTACTCGACGAGCTGGGCGGCTCACCCGACTACTTCTTCGAATCGGTCGGCCAAATGCGCCTGGAACAGTGGTCACGCGGCCGGATCGCCGTCGTCGGGGACGCCGCCTATTGCGCGTCGCCGCTCAGCGGCATGGGCACCAGCCTCGCCCTCGTCGGCGCGTACGTGCTCGCCGGAGAACTCGGCCGTCACGCCGGACACGGTGACGCCTTCCGTTCCTACGAGACGATCATGCGTCCGTACGTGGCGCAGGCGCAGAAGGTCCCGTGGATCGCGCCACGGCTGGCGGCTCCGAAGAGTCGCGCCGGTATCGGCCTGCTTCACGCTCTCGCAGGTCTCGCGGCGGGTCCGAGGGCCGGTCGTGTCGCGGCTCGTTTCACCAACCCGCCCTCGGACGCCATCGATCTTCCCGTTTACGTCAGTTGA
- a CDS encoding isocitrate lyase/PEP mutase family protein, producing the protein MVSIAEKATRLQELHAAPELLLVVNVWDAITAKVVAETPGTQALATPSHGIAAARGYPDGEVIPRDEMIAEVALIVRTAGDLPVTADLEAGYGDPGGTVARAIEVGAVGCNLEDQMKPLDESVKAVEAAVAAAQSAGVDFVLNARTDAFLRAGDRDPEEVLADAISRGRAYLDAGASNVFVPGKLDETQVGRLVEALGDRKVNLIGVPGSISLATAQELGVSRVSYGPFAQNVALTALAKLAEDVYAGGGLPADMRKLN; encoded by the coding sequence ATGGTTTCCATCGCCGAGAAGGCCACCCGGCTGCAGGAGCTGCACGCCGCCCCCGAACTGCTGCTCGTCGTCAACGTCTGGGACGCGATCACCGCGAAGGTCGTCGCCGAAACACCCGGCACGCAAGCGCTCGCCACCCCGAGTCACGGCATCGCCGCCGCCCGCGGTTACCCCGACGGCGAGGTGATCCCCCGCGACGAGATGATCGCCGAGGTCGCCCTGATCGTCCGGACCGCGGGCGATCTGCCGGTCACCGCGGACCTGGAAGCGGGCTACGGCGACCCGGGCGGCACGGTCGCCCGGGCGATCGAGGTCGGCGCGGTCGGCTGCAACCTCGAAGACCAGATGAAGCCGCTGGACGAGTCCGTCAAGGCCGTCGAGGCCGCGGTCGCCGCCGCTCAGTCCGCCGGTGTCGACTTCGTGCTCAACGCCCGCACCGACGCCTTCCTCAGGGCGGGCGACCGTGACCCCGAGGAGGTGCTGGCCGACGCGATCTCCCGGGGCCGCGCGTACCTGGACGCGGGCGCGTCGAACGTCTTCGTGCCCGGCAAGCTCGACGAGACCCAGGTCGGCAGGCTGGTCGAGGCGCTGGGCGACCGCAAGGTGAACCTGATCGGCGTCCCGGGCTCGATCTCGCTGGCGACCGCGCAAGAACTCGGCGTCTCCCGGGTGTCCTACGGGCCGTTCGCCCAGAACGTCGCGCTCACCGCGCTGGCGAAGCTCGCCGAGGACGTCTACGCCGGCGGCGGCCTGCCCGCCGACATGCGCAAGCTCAACTGA
- a CDS encoding IS30 family transposase, translating into MVAGGFVLPRSVRVRFWGAVRAGYLPKPAARLVDVSHETGRRWFAQAGGVIGNAPGSLGERYLSMAEREEISRGLSGDLSYREIARQLARAPSTISREVTNNGGRGGYRAHRAESAARDRARRPKTAKLAEAGNRELRDHVQARLLQEWSPGQITARLAMEFPDRPEMRVSHETIYQSLYVQSRGALRRELTACLRTGRALRRPRKQAQARRSRIPDLVEISERPAEAEDRAVPGHWEGDLITGAGNKSAIGTFVERSTRFVVLLHLPNGHDAIQVRDAMIEAIQTLPHQLRRSLTWDRGNEMARHADITLATDMAIYFCDPHSPWQRGSNENTNGLLRQYFPKGTNLHQHTAEDLAAVAARLNSRPRKTLDWHTPLEKLTTLLS; encoded by the coding sequence GTGGTGGCTGGCGGGTTCGTGTTGCCGCGTTCGGTGCGGGTGCGTTTTTGGGGTGCGGTGCGGGCGGGGTATCTGCCCAAGCCTGCCGCCCGTTTGGTGGATGTGTCGCACGAGACCGGGCGACGGTGGTTCGCGCAGGCTGGCGGGGTGATCGGGAACGCACCTGGCTCGTTGGGCGAGCGCTATCTGAGTATGGCTGAGCGGGAGGAGATCTCTCGTGGTCTGTCCGGGGATCTCTCTTATCGGGAGATCGCTCGGCAGTTGGCCCGGGCGCCGTCGACGATCAGCCGGGAGGTGACGAACAATGGCGGCCGGGGTGGGTATCGAGCGCATCGGGCGGAGTCAGCGGCGCGCGATCGGGCCCGGCGGCCGAAGACTGCGAAGCTGGCCGAGGCCGGTAATCGCGAGTTGCGGGATCATGTGCAGGCGCGATTGCTGCAGGAGTGGTCTCCAGGGCAGATCACAGCCAGGCTTGCGATGGAGTTTCCTGACCGGCCGGAGATGCGAGTGTCACACGAGACGATTTACCAGTCCTTGTATGTGCAGAGCCGGGGAGCGCTGCGCCGCGAGCTCACCGCGTGTTTGCGGACCGGGCGGGCGTTGCGCCGACCGCGCAAGCAGGCGCAGGCACGACGATCACGGATCCCTGACCTCGTGGAGATCAGCGAACGGCCGGCCGAAGCCGAGGATCGGGCAGTCCCGGGTCATTGGGAAGGCGACCTGATCACCGGTGCCGGCAACAAGTCCGCGATCGGCACCTTCGTGGAGCGCTCCACCCGGTTCGTCGTGCTGCTGCACCTGCCCAACGGCCACGACGCGATCCAGGTCCGGGACGCGATGATCGAAGCGATCCAGACTCTCCCGCATCAGTTACGGCGGTCACTGACCTGGGACCGGGGCAACGAGATGGCCCGACACGCCGACATCACCCTCGCCACCGACATGGCCATCTACTTCTGTGACCCGCATTCCCCATGGCAACGCGGATCGAACGAGAACACCAACGGCCTGCTCCGCCAGTACTTCCCCAAAGGGACCAACCTGCACCAGCACACCGCCGAAGACCTCGCCGCGGTCGCCGCACGACTCAACAGCCGCCCCCGCAAAACACTCGACTGGCACACCCCACTCGAGAAACTCACCACGCTACTGTCCTAA
- a CDS encoding glycoside hydrolase family 76 protein — protein MSPLLHLALSLILTAIPVPAAEPVASAATVCVLSCDTLDPSHAQQDTFPVPDKLLNGRQIRLHVSDADGMAWGSIDRGATGDSVWLDRSWDGGASWEGLLGKASIPGSWTGTRTLMYNVTDPGEHRRGLIRACGDAAGVTCTEWIYPKVCDVVCDGTTQANGDTQPVPPTTLLGRTIRLHVDRNAMAWGTIDSGARGDEIWLDRSWDAGAGWAGGSSLGRTSVAAGASTGGTALFATRDPRGRHYGGAVRACGREAGHREGSCTAWARPAPTRAQAAADALLYSYDPYPGWWPSSWWNSAATLTAVIDHGDRRHDWVIARTFEQNRGVFPAGERSSDAIEGNFESRAIDDSAWWGLAWVAAYDHTGDPRYLAMATRIAAYVHQYWDTGSCGGGVWWDRERTYKNAVTSGLYLRLAASVHRRTPGDSLWLQRSRTAADWYLASGMINAAGLVNDGLTRDCRNNGQTVWTYNQGLGIGGLVEVWRATGETRWLDAARRLADAAVTGPVLTRNGVLTESCDVGQNSCDDNQKQFKGIFMRFLADLANATDSTLYRDFARRQADSLWVSDRDPLNRIGQRWAGGTPNQADWRTQASGLGALTAAS, from the coding sequence ATGTCACCGCTGCTCCATCTCGCGCTTTCCCTGATCCTGACAGCGATTCCCGTACCGGCCGCGGAACCGGTCGCTTCCGCGGCGACGGTCTGCGTGCTCTCCTGCGACACGCTCGACCCTTCTCACGCACAGCAAGACACGTTCCCGGTTCCGGACAAACTGCTCAACGGGCGTCAGATTCGGCTGCACGTCTCCGATGCCGACGGGATGGCCTGGGGCAGCATCGATCGCGGCGCGACGGGCGACTCGGTCTGGCTCGACCGGTCTTGGGACGGGGGCGCGTCCTGGGAAGGATTGCTGGGCAAGGCGAGCATCCCCGGCTCGTGGACCGGCACGAGAACCTTGATGTACAACGTGACCGACCCCGGCGAGCACCGGCGCGGCCTGATCCGCGCGTGTGGCGACGCCGCCGGTGTCACCTGTACGGAATGGATTTACCCGAAGGTCTGCGATGTCGTCTGCGACGGCACGACCCAGGCGAACGGCGACACCCAGCCGGTTCCGCCGACGACGTTGTTAGGGCGCACGATCCGCCTGCACGTCGACCGGAACGCGATGGCTTGGGGCACCATCGATTCCGGTGCGCGGGGCGACGAGATCTGGCTGGATCGCTCCTGGGACGCGGGGGCGGGCTGGGCGGGTGGTTCGTCTCTCGGCCGGACGTCGGTCGCCGCGGGCGCGAGTACCGGCGGGACGGCGTTGTTCGCGACCCGCGATCCCCGTGGCCGTCACTACGGCGGCGCCGTCCGCGCTTGCGGCAGGGAGGCCGGACACCGGGAAGGATCCTGTACGGCGTGGGCGCGCCCGGCGCCGACGCGGGCACAGGCGGCGGCCGACGCGCTCTTGTACTCCTACGATCCGTATCCGGGCTGGTGGCCGAGCAGCTGGTGGAACTCGGCGGCGACACTGACGGCGGTCATCGACCACGGGGATCGCCGCCACGACTGGGTCATCGCGCGCACCTTCGAGCAGAACCGTGGCGTTTTCCCCGCCGGTGAGCGCAGTTCCGACGCCATCGAAGGGAATTTCGAGAGCCGCGCCATCGACGACAGCGCCTGGTGGGGCTTGGCGTGGGTGGCCGCCTACGACCACACCGGCGATCCCCGTTACCTCGCCATGGCGACCAGGATCGCCGCCTACGTGCACCAATACTGGGACACGGGATCCTGCGGCGGCGGTGTCTGGTGGGACCGGGAACGGACCTACAAGAACGCCGTCACCAGTGGTCTGTACCTGCGGCTCGCGGCTTCCGTGCACCGCCGGACGCCGGGTGATTCGCTTTGGCTGCAACGATCCCGGACCGCCGCGGACTGGTACCTGGCCAGCGGGATGATCAACGCGGCCGGACTGGTCAACGACGGCCTGACCCGCGACTGCCGCAACAACGGCCAGACGGTCTGGACGTACAACCAGGGACTCGGTATCGGTGGTCTCGTCGAGGTCTGGCGTGCCACCGGCGAAACCCGCTGGCTCGACGCCGCCCGGCGACTGGCCGACGCCGCGGTGACCGGCCCGGTGCTGACCAGGAACGGCGTGCTCACCGAATCCTGCGACGTCGGACAGAACTCCTGTGACGACAACCAAAAGCAGTTCAAGGGTATTTTCATGCGCTTTCTCGCCGATTTGGCGAACGCGACGGACTCCACGCTCTACCGGGACTTCGCGCGGCGGCAGGCCGACTCGCTGTGGGTGTCCGATCGCGACCCGCTGAACCGGATCGGGCAGCGCTGGGCGGGCGGGACGCCGAACCAGGCCGATTGGCGAACCCAAGCCAGCGGACTGGGGGCGCTCACCGCGGCTTCCTGA
- a CDS encoding effector-associated constant component EACC1, which translates to MELTINAGGDEQGLKEFHDWLREDDDVGRSATISSTDSGQLGAFEVIRMSIGSLTGLANLGIAWGNFLHSRKETPPFTITIEGDLTGEQRAMLRNLDLPLARPEDVE; encoded by the coding sequence GTGGAGCTAACGATCAACGCCGGCGGCGACGAACAAGGGTTGAAAGAATTCCATGACTGGCTTCGTGAGGACGACGACGTGGGCCGGTCCGCGACGATCAGCTCGACGGATTCGGGTCAGCTGGGAGCCTTCGAGGTCATTCGCATGTCCATCGGCTCGCTCACGGGATTGGCCAACCTCGGCATCGCGTGGGGCAATTTTCTTCACTCCCGTAAGGAAACGCCCCCGTTCACCATCACGATCGAAGGTGACCTGACCGGCGAGCAACGTGCCATGCTCCGGAACCTGGATCTCCCGCTGGCCCGTCCGGAGGACGTCGAGTGA
- a CDS encoding PucR family transcriptional regulator: MVQSAAARWPTLSPEARDLFRRGAEIVLHPRAEWIEELHEASLGGDSMRAVSEDPVLTEGTKRANLANLLHWAAANVQHPGRRVSANLNQEVLDGARDMVRRGFDSGGLDAYRRAQGVAWRRWIEICFDLTSDPVLLRELLDVSSLSITTFIEDTVSAVSERMAAERTELTRGAHAERRATVTLLLEGAPISRSRAEAQLGYPLAGPHTAAIVWSGSVTPSSQQLETAAETLMRASDASHRLTVVASAAALWVWLPGRTPPRADRLAEELAPHPDVRVALGRPGSGIDGFRRSHLDAAATQRMLARLTSPQQIAHYQDIQLLALLTGDPAQASEFVADTLGELRHADAETRETVRTYVHELGNTTRTAERLYTHRNTVVRRLARADELLPRPLAENAVAVAVALETLRWLGSGA; encoded by the coding sequence ATGGTGCAAAGTGCCGCAGCGCGATGGCCGACGCTGTCCCCCGAAGCGCGCGATCTCTTCCGCCGTGGCGCGGAGATCGTCCTGCATCCGCGCGCCGAATGGATCGAGGAGCTGCACGAAGCCTCGCTCGGCGGCGACAGCATGCGCGCGGTCTCCGAGGACCCCGTCCTGACCGAAGGGACGAAGCGCGCGAATCTGGCGAATCTGCTGCACTGGGCGGCCGCCAACGTGCAGCATCCCGGCAGGCGGGTCTCGGCCAACCTGAACCAGGAAGTGCTCGACGGCGCCCGCGACATGGTGCGGCGAGGCTTCGACTCCGGCGGTCTCGACGCCTACCGGCGGGCGCAGGGGGTGGCCTGGCGCCGGTGGATCGAGATCTGCTTCGACCTCACGTCGGACCCGGTCCTGCTCCGCGAACTGCTGGACGTCTCGTCGCTGTCCATCACCACGTTCATCGAGGACACCGTCTCCGCGGTGTCCGAGCGGATGGCCGCCGAACGCACGGAACTGACCCGCGGCGCCCACGCCGAACGGCGGGCGACGGTCACCCTGCTGCTGGAAGGCGCCCCCATCAGCCGTTCGCGGGCCGAGGCGCAGCTGGGCTACCCGCTCGCCGGCCCGCATACGGCCGCGATCGTCTGGAGCGGCTCGGTCACGCCGTCGTCCCAGCAGCTCGAAACCGCCGCCGAAACGCTCATGCGGGCCAGCGACGCTTCGCACCGGCTGACCGTCGTCGCCAGCGCCGCCGCCCTGTGGGTCTGGCTGCCCGGCCGGACCCCGCCGCGAGCGGACCGGCTCGCCGAAGAGCTCGCGCCGCACCCCGACGTCCGGGTCGCCTTGGGACGTCCCGGCAGCGGCATCGACGGATTCCGCCGCAGCCATCTGGACGCCGCGGCCACCCAGCGGATGCTCGCCCGGCTCACGTCACCACAGCAGATCGCGCACTACCAGGACATCCAGCTGCTCGCCCTGCTCACCGGCGATCCCGCGCAGGCTAGCGAATTCGTCGCCGACACCCTCGGCGAACTCCGGCACGCCGACGCCGAAACCCGGGAGACCGTCCGGACTTACGTCCACGAACTGGGCAACACGACGCGGACCGCGGAGCGGCTCTACACCCACCGGAACACCGTCGTCCGCCGGTTGGCGCGGGCAGACGAGCTGCTTCCGCGACCGTTGGCGGAGAACGCGGTGGCGGTGGCCGTCGCGCTGGAGACGTTGCGGTGGCTGGGAAGCGGGGCTTGA
- a CDS encoding flavin-containing monooxygenase, with the protein MTTSTPVEHLDVVIIGAGISGIGAARYLKTEHPGKKFAILEARGASGGTWDLFRYPGIRSDSDLHTFGYEFKPWRDKQSIADAPRILSYLRETVTENGLEPSIRYHHKLLSAAWSSDEARWLLEIERTDTGERTRLSAGWMFNAGGYYRYDEGFTPHFEGRDRFTGTIVHPQHWPEDLDYAGKRVLVIGSGATAVTLIPAMAPTAAHVTMLQRTPTYVMPVPREDKLANGLRKILGDERAYALTRRKNIRKGLAVWQFCQKFPKLARSLIRYVNKKQLPKGYPVDEHFNPPYDPWDQRLCAVPGGDLFAAIRKGKADVVTDKIATFTEKGVLLESGRELEADVVITATGLNLQVFGGATLSVDGKPVILSETVAYKGMMLSDVPNAAFAIGYTNSSWTLKIGLLCEHFCRLLAHMDTHGYDVCRPVLADPDMPTKPFLDFAAGYVQRALGQLPRQGDRMPWLTSMSYHSDIKLLRADDITDPELHFSHAKVREAVGS; encoded by the coding sequence ATGACGACGAGCACACCCGTCGAGCACCTCGACGTGGTCATCATCGGTGCCGGGATTTCCGGGATCGGGGCCGCGCGCTACCTCAAGACCGAGCATCCGGGCAAGAAGTTCGCCATCCTGGAGGCCCGCGGCGCGTCCGGCGGCACCTGGGACCTGTTCCGCTACCCGGGCATCCGGTCGGATTCCGACCTCCACACCTTCGGCTACGAGTTCAAGCCGTGGCGGGACAAGCAGTCCATCGCCGACGCGCCCCGCATCCTGTCGTACCTGCGCGAGACGGTCACCGAGAACGGCCTCGAGCCCAGCATCCGCTACCACCACAAGCTGCTCTCGGCCGCCTGGTCGAGTGACGAGGCGCGGTGGCTGCTCGAGATCGAGCGGACCGACACCGGTGAGCGCACCCGCCTGAGCGCGGGCTGGATGTTCAACGCGGGCGGCTACTACCGCTACGACGAGGGCTTCACCCCGCACTTCGAAGGCCGGGACCGCTTCACCGGCACGATCGTGCACCCGCAGCACTGGCCGGAGGACCTCGACTACGCGGGCAAGCGCGTCCTCGTGATCGGCAGTGGCGCCACCGCGGTCACCCTGATCCCGGCGATGGCGCCGACGGCGGCGCACGTGACGATGCTGCAGCGCACCCCCACCTACGTGATGCCGGTGCCGCGCGAGGACAAGCTCGCCAACGGCCTGCGCAAGATCCTCGGCGACGAGCGGGCCTACGCGCTCACCCGCCGCAAGAACATCCGCAAGGGCCTCGCGGTCTGGCAGTTCTGCCAGAAGTTCCCCAAACTCGCCCGCTCGCTCATCCGCTACGTCAACAAGAAGCAGCTTCCCAAGGGCTATCCGGTCGACGAGCACTTCAACCCGCCGTACGACCCGTGGGACCAGCGGCTGTGCGCGGTGCCCGGTGGCGACCTGTTCGCCGCCATCCGCAAGGGCAAGGCCGACGTCGTCACCGACAAGATCGCGACCTTCACCGAAAAGGGAGTCCTGCTCGAATCCGGGCGTGAGCTGGAGGCGGACGTCGTCATCACCGCCACCGGCCTGAATCTCCAGGTGTTCGGCGGGGCGACCCTCAGCGTCGACGGCAAACCGGTGATCCTGTCGGAAACCGTCGCGTACAAGGGAATGATGCTTTCGGACGTGCCGAACGCCGCGTTCGCGATCGGCTACACGAACTCGTCGTGGACGCTCAAGATCGGCCTGCTGTGCGAGCATTTCTGCCGCCTGCTGGCGCATATGGACACCCACGGCTACGACGTCTGCCGTCCCGTCCTCGCCGACCCGGACATGCCCACGAAGCCGTTCCTGGACTTCGCCGCCGGGTACGTGCAGCGTGCGCTCGGCCAGCTGCCGCGCCAGGGCGACCGCATGCCGTGGCTGACCTCGATGAGCTACCACTCGGACATCAAGCTGCTGCGCGCGGACGACATCACCGACCCCGAGCTGCACTTCTCCCACGCGAAGGTCCGGGAAGCGGTGGGCTCGTGA
- a CDS encoding alpha/beta fold hydrolase: MTDSFADLPGGPRICYREDGPADGVPLVLIAGLGLDLTSWPRPMIEGFTGRGFRVIRFDNRDAGRSDRIKAPNPGKLRQLLARPLPDAYDLGDMAADTVGLLDHLGVEQAHLVGMSMGGMIAQTVAARNPGRVLSLTSIFSTTGHRRVGQPARSTLLRMARRPARTVEESVVGHLAMMGHLGSAEFPLDKDIETAWATGLWERAGGRRARSGIARQIGAIQASGDRTAELGRVTCPTVVVHGNADRMVHHSGGRATSKAVKGARYVEIPGMGHHIAPDLVDRLVELTAELALDPAGESR, from the coding sequence GTGACCGACAGCTTCGCCGACCTGCCCGGCGGCCCGCGGATCTGCTATCGCGAGGACGGGCCCGCCGACGGTGTCCCGCTGGTGCTGATCGCCGGGCTCGGCCTGGACCTCACGTCGTGGCCGCGGCCGATGATCGAGGGGTTCACCGGCCGCGGCTTCCGCGTCATCCGGTTCGACAACCGCGACGCGGGCCGCTCCGATCGCATCAAGGCGCCGAATCCCGGCAAGCTGCGGCAACTGCTGGCGCGGCCCCTGCCGGATGCGTACGACCTGGGGGACATGGCGGCGGACACCGTCGGCCTGCTGGACCACCTCGGCGTCGAACAAGCGCATCTGGTCGGCATGTCGATGGGCGGCATGATCGCCCAGACCGTCGCCGCCAGGAATCCCGGCCGGGTCCTGTCGCTGACGTCGATCTTCTCGACCACCGGACATCGCAGGGTCGGGCAGCCTGCGCGGTCGACGTTGCTGCGCATGGCGAGGCGTCCCGCGCGGACGGTCGAGGAATCGGTGGTCGGCCACCTGGCGATGATGGGTCACCTCGGCTCGGCCGAGTTCCCACTGGACAAGGACATCGAGACGGCCTGGGCCACCGGCCTGTGGGAACGGGCGGGAGGCAGGCGGGCCCGCAGCGGCATCGCCCGGCAGATCGGCGCGATCCAGGCCAGCGGCGACCGGACGGCGGAACTCGGCCGCGTCACCTGTCCGACGGTCGTGGTCCACGGGAACGCCGATCGCATGGTCCACCACAGCGGTGGACGGGCGACCTCGAAGGCCGTGAAGGGTGCCCGCTACGTCGAAATCCCCGGAATGGGCCACCACATCGCCCCCGACCTCGTGGACAGGCTCGTCGAACTCACCGCCGAACTGGCCCTCGACCCGGCAGGAGAATCCCGATGA